A region from the Anopheles merus strain MAF unplaced genomic scaffold, AmerM5.1 LNR4000161, whole genome shotgun sequence genome encodes:
- the LOC121601740 gene encoding uncharacterized protein LOC121601740, translating to MLTKEELLCALEVANIEVPPKATLPQLRMLYEQSVPKNKMEEQSTQNFIPQRVCADEDEVTNNGNHVAAAAILMKDKAAPTSSTQGASFDATSHQLELMALRAKIMEMEQRQTFTDGRLVHPEELKHLIPEFSDGLGINKWINTIRYNSELYGWQDRTMLLYAGSRLTGAASEWYNGFRNTLKTFDEFADTIKKAFPDRCNEAVIHSQLASVYKKISESYTSYVYRVNALGMSGHVSEEAIITYVIRGLSRDPLYDSLVTKDYRDIYDLIDNIKRYESHLLLRKNPERRSPSHINTISPRPIPPRQTTTEPLRCYNCSNHGHHSSQCTQPRRAPGSCFRCGSTSHVIRNCPVPDRRQLTVAAVQGNDNETAHLDSGENGNFVQLEAYQEL from the exons ATGCTTACAAAAGAGGAACTTCTTTGTGCTTTGGAAGTTGCTAACATCGAAGTGCCTCCGAAAGCAACTTTACCACAACTACGCATGTTGTACGAGCAAAGTGtaccgaaaaacaaaatggaggaACAATCAACCCAGAATTTCATTCCTCAAAGAGTGTGTGCAGATGAAGACGAAGTGACGAACAATGGAAACCACGTTGCAGCAGCCGCCATCTTGATGAAAGACAAAGCTGCTCCGACATCTTCGACGCAAGGTGCTTCATTCGACGCAACTTCTCATCAATTGGAATTAATGGCGCTACGAGCAAAAATTATGGAAATGGAACAGCGGCAGACGTTTACGGATGGTCGATTGGTTCATCCCGAGGAGTTGAAACATTTGATACCGGAATTTTCTGACGGCCTCGGTATCAATAAGTGGATCAATACGATTCGCTACAATAGCGAATTATATGGATGGCAGGATCGCACGATGCTTTTATATGCAGGCAGTCGGTTGACTGGAGCAGCAAGCGAATGGTACAATGGCTTCCGTAACACTTTGAAGACATTCGACGAATTCGCTGACACAATTAAAAAGGCTTTTCCTGATCGCTGTAACGAAGCCGTTATTCATAGCCAATTAGCATCGGTCTACAAGAAAATTTCTGAGTCGTACACAAGCTATGTATACCGAGTAAATGCGCTGGGAATGTCAGGCCACGTGAGTGAGGAGGCTATCATAACTTATGTCATCAGAGGACTTTCTCGTGACCCTCTCTATGATAGCCTTGTGACCAAGGATTACCGCGATATTTACGACCTGATTGACAACATTAAGCGATATGAATCCCATCTTCTGTTGCGCAAAAACCCAGAACGCCGCAGCCCATCTCACATCAACACCATTTCCCCGAGACCGATTCCACCAAGACAAACGACGACAGAACCTCTTCGATGTTATAACTGCTCGAATCATGGACATCATTCATCGCAATGCACACAACCTCGCCGAGCTCCGGGTTCCTGTTTCCGATGTGGTAGCACATCACATGTCATTCGCAACTGTCCTGTCCCAGATAGACGTCAACTAACGGTTGCTGCGGTACAGGGCAACGACAATGAAACAGCGCATCTAGATTCTggggaaaatggaaacttCGTTCAACTTGAGGCCTATCAGGAG CTCTAA